One window from the genome of Leptolyngbya sp. 'hensonii' encodes:
- a CDS encoding DUF1816 domain-containing protein, translating into MKDIYTGVLQVLGLAWWVEVKTDKPRCTYYFGPFESAESAQSAQGGYVEDLEKEGAQGIAVDVKRCKPSSLTVGEDADGKAVPTRVFSGQMQ; encoded by the coding sequence ATGAAAGATATTTATACCGGTGTTTTACAGGTTTTAGGGTTGGCTTGGTGGGTTGAAGTTAAGACCGATAAACCCCGCTGTACCTACTACTTCGGCCCCTTTGAAAGTGCAGAGTCTGCCCAGTCTGCCCAGGGGGGTTATGTAGAGGATTTGGAAAAGGAAGGCGCTCAGGGGATCGCAGTCGATGTTAAACGTTGCAAGCCTTCCTCCTTAACCGTGGGCGAGGATGCAGATGGTAAAGCGGTGCCGACCCGGGTTTTCAGCGGTCAGATGCAATAA